One window of the Candidatus Diapherotrites archaeon genome contains the following:
- a CDS encoding ATP-binding protein, with protein sequence MIRRELINIIAGYNFWGKEQETGISRETLKKASKFVRKGTALSIVGIRKCGKTYLTKQILAEKISEGKKKEQTVYINFEDPSFEPYLSTSLLDDTYETYRYYLNKDKTAFIVLDEIQNIEKWEKWVRTMLEKKEDIQLIITGSSSKLLSSEIASLLTGRTITVSLYPLSFKEFIIFKGFKEFLTEQKALVFLEEFIEFGGFPMVVLAENQEFKTIYLKEIFGGILTRDIVKRYEIRQEHELRSLAVLLINNFSSFVSVNKLRNIMYNVTKIKLSPTTINNYLKYFSDPFLFFFIPIFSYKIKDPLQYPKKVYCIDTGIINKVSQKFSQDKGKLYENIVGVELVKRFGKENIFYWKSKQQEEIDFLVKQQKPETLIQVCYDLKPENKKRELKPLLKASKELKCNKLLVITRNYKKTEMYKRKKINFVPLWEWLLQD encoded by the coding sequence ATGATAAGAAGAGAACTTATAAATATAATAGCAGGATATAATTTCTGGGGGAAGGAGCAGGAAACTGGCATAAGTCGAGAGACCTTAAAAAAAGCGAGCAAATTTGTTAGGAAAGGTACTGCTTTATCTATTGTCGGCATAAGAAAGTGTGGTAAAACTTATTTAACAAAACAAATTCTTGCTGAAAAAATAAGCGAAGGCAAAAAAAAAGAGCAAACAGTGTACATTAATTTTGAAGACCCTTCTTTTGAGCCTTATTTAAGCACCAGTTTACTTGATGACACATATGAAACATACAGGTATTATTTGAATAAGGATAAGACAGCATTCATTGTTCTTGATGAAATTCAAAATATTGAAAAATGGGAGAAATGGGTGAGAACAATGTTAGAAAAAAAAGAGGACATACAATTAATAATAACGGGGTCTTCTTCTAAATTGTTGTCTTCAGAGATCGCAAGCCTGCTCACTGGCAGAACCATTACTGTTTCATTGTATCCTCTCTCATTTAAAGAATTCATAATATTCAAAGGCTTTAAAGAATTTTTAACGGAGCAAAAGGCCCTTGTTTTTTTGGAAGAATTTATTGAATTCGGCGGTTTCCCAATGGTTGTTTTAGCAGAGAACCAAGAATTTAAAACTATTTATTTAAAGGAAATATTTGGAGGAATATTAACTAGAGACATAGTAAAAAGATATGAAATAAGACAAGAACATGAACTAAGGTCTTTGGCTGTATTATTAATTAATAATTTTTCTTCTTTTGTCAGCGTAAACAAATTGAGAAATATAATGTACAATGTAACAAAAATAAAATTATCCCCAACAACAATAAACAATTACTTAAAATATTTTTCTGACCCTTTTTTGTTTTTCTTTATTCCAATATTTTCTTATAAAATAAAAGACCCCCTGCAGTACCCGAAAAAAGTATACTGCATTGACACTGGAATTATAAATAAAGTATCACAAAAATTTTCTCAGGATAAAGGAAAATTATACGAAAATATTGTTGGGGTGGAACTTGTAAAAAGGTTTGGAAAAGAAAATATTTTTTACTGGAAGTCAAAACAGCAAGAGGAAATAGACTTCCTTGTAAAGCAGCAAAAGCCAGAAACATTAATACAGGTCTGCTATGATCTTAAACCAGAGAACAAAAAAAGAGAACTTAAACCATTGCTCAAAGCATCAAAAGAACTGAAATGCAACAAATTGCTCGTAATAACAAGAAATTATAAAAAAACAGAAATGTACAAAAGAAAAAAAATAAATTTTGTGCCATTGTG